From one Halosimplex rubrum genomic stretch:
- the htpX gene encoding zinc metalloprotease HtpX, which translates to MEWKTDWGLRGRMFFTMFLLAALYIAFLGVLLWTNQSFVLIVGFMSVFLIAQFFFSDKLALRSMGAREVSEEEYPDLHRMVGRLSQQADLPKPTVAVADTRTPNAFATGRSQKNATVAVTTGLLQTLDQDELEGVMAHELAHVKNRDVAVMTIASFLATIAMFILRWGFLFGGGGRDRQGGGAGIIVAIVASLVVWVVSFLLIRALSRYREYAADRGGAAITGKPAALASALMTIDNRMDRVPKEDLREQSEMNAFFIVPISSGVIANLFRTHPTTERRVERLQELAGEMESA; encoded by the coding sequence ATGGAGTGGAAAACGGACTGGGGCCTCCGCGGGCGCATGTTCTTCACCATGTTCCTCCTGGCCGCCCTGTACATCGCCTTCCTCGGGGTGTTGCTGTGGACGAACCAGTCGTTCGTGCTCATCGTCGGCTTCATGAGCGTCTTCCTGATCGCACAGTTTTTCTTCAGCGACAAACTGGCGCTGCGGAGCATGGGCGCCCGGGAGGTCTCCGAGGAGGAGTATCCCGACTTACACCGGATGGTCGGCCGGCTCTCCCAGCAGGCGGACCTGCCGAAACCGACCGTCGCGGTCGCTGACACGCGGACGCCCAACGCCTTCGCGACCGGGCGCTCCCAGAAGAACGCGACCGTGGCGGTGACGACGGGGCTCCTGCAAACGCTCGACCAGGACGAACTGGAGGGCGTGATGGCTCACGAGCTCGCGCACGTCAAGAACCGCGACGTGGCGGTGATGACGATCGCGTCGTTCCTGGCGACCATCGCGATGTTCATCCTCCGGTGGGGGTTCCTGTTCGGCGGCGGCGGCCGCGACCGCCAGGGCGGCGGCGCCGGTATCATCGTCGCCATCGTCGCCTCGCTGGTCGTCTGGGTCGTCTCGTTCCTGCTCATCCGCGCGCTCTCGCGGTACCGCGAGTACGCCGCCGACCGCGGCGGCGCCGCCATCACCGGCAAGCCCGCCGCGCTCGCGAGCGCGCTGATGACCATCGACAACCGCATGGACCGCGTCCCGAAGGAGGACCTGCGCGAGCAGTCGGAGATGAACGCCTTCTTCATCGTCCCCATCAGTTCGGGCGTCATCGCGAACCTCTTCCGCACGCACCCGACCACCGAGCGCCGCGTCGAGCGCCTGCAGGAGCTGGCCGGCGAGATGGAATCCGCCTGA
- a CDS encoding rubrerythrin family protein yields MDSQEFVEAVREESATPLSRLGSSKALYADTEGEMDDDAVLGAVADRARFAAERFDAWADAESGDVSELFADAAATERDHAEAAADERGEYEPGEPPAVVAHLEGVSGTAERLGAFVGWALAAGNNADQVVGYFVGQASPRTASTFRAFGDDYDEYVERASELLAAETEDPENAVAAAAAAIEADYEDYFETLEELGVNPKPVC; encoded by the coding sequence ATGGATTCACAGGAGTTCGTCGAGGCGGTCCGCGAGGAGTCGGCGACGCCGCTGTCGCGGCTCGGCTCCTCGAAGGCGCTGTACGCCGACACCGAGGGCGAGATGGACGACGACGCCGTGCTGGGGGCCGTGGCCGACCGCGCGCGGTTCGCGGCCGAGCGCTTCGACGCCTGGGCCGACGCGGAGTCGGGCGACGTGAGCGAACTGTTCGCCGACGCCGCGGCGACCGAGCGCGACCACGCCGAGGCGGCCGCCGACGAGCGCGGCGAGTACGAACCCGGCGAGCCGCCCGCGGTCGTCGCTCACCTCGAAGGTGTCTCCGGAACCGCCGAGCGACTCGGCGCGTTCGTCGGCTGGGCGCTCGCGGCGGGCAACAACGCCGACCAGGTCGTCGGCTACTTCGTCGGCCAGGCCAGCCCCCGCACCGCGAGCACGTTCCGCGCGTTCGGCGACGACTACGACGAGTACGTCGAGCGCGCGAGCGAACTGCTCGCCGCCGAGACCGAGGACCCTGAAAACGCGGTCGCCGCCGCCGCCGCCGCCATCGAGGCCGACTACGAGGACTACTTCGAGACGCTGGAGGAGCTGGGCGTCAACCCGAAACCCGTCTGCTAG
- the pspAB gene encoding PspA-associated protein PspAB, with amino-acid sequence MGLLDGLKSALGMKAEADATRDADPEDLFGMSTAYMTMEADLGFVPADAAALCFAEVDSTDFEDAVENVEAILEAGEVETGTNARFTTDDHGYEWVVLEDDDPEDLVTSVHFAADEFIERGYGSRLLAALFAFEKRDAGRHRDGGGDAAGADRLAYWVYSFRRGKYYPFAPEGDHDRHNQTEIKLQSVLDGELTVEPDKEYWYPLWPDRPGSHPWE; translated from the coding sequence ATGGGACTGCTGGACGGCCTGAAGTCCGCGCTTGGGATGAAAGCGGAGGCCGACGCGACGCGGGACGCCGACCCCGAGGACCTGTTCGGGATGAGCACGGCCTACATGACGATGGAGGCCGACCTGGGGTTCGTCCCGGCAGATGCGGCCGCCCTCTGTTTCGCGGAGGTCGACAGCACCGACTTCGAGGACGCCGTCGAGAACGTCGAGGCGATCCTCGAAGCCGGCGAGGTCGAGACGGGGACGAACGCGCGGTTCACCACCGACGACCACGGCTACGAGTGGGTCGTGCTGGAGGACGACGACCCCGAGGACCTGGTGACGAGCGTCCACTTCGCCGCCGACGAGTTCATCGAGCGCGGCTACGGCTCGCGACTGCTCGCCGCGCTGTTCGCCTTCGAGAAGCGCGATGCCGGCAGGCATCGAGACGGAGGCGGCGATGCCGCCGGAGCCGACCGGCTGGCCTACTGGGTGTACTCGTTCCGCCGGGGGAAGTACTACCCGTTCGCGCCGGAGGGCGACCACGACCGGCACAACCAGACGGAGATCAAACTCCAGAGCGTCCTCGACGGCGAGCTGACCGTCGAGCCGGACAAGGAGTACTGGTACCCCCTCTGGCCCGACCGACCCGGAAGCCACCCCTGGGAGTAA
- a CDS encoding M48 family metalloprotease: protein MDWQIDSRLTRRMAMALALALLGYAVLLGPVVWLLPPAGALVVCGLLLAVLGGLVLEADRLAYLATRAVAIDREDHPELFDIVERLSRQADLPRPPVAVIPSDEPNAMSAGTGNRTVVCVTLGLLKELDDEQLEAVIAHELAHVKNGDSSVLTVAGFPATVALAMLSTALEGMDGKAILLGYFGVAAFLAVLSLPLLLVSLPGTLVLSRYREYAADRGAVAITGKPVALAEALAELHDLSEPPDEDMRSMAGFNAFCIVPSPSLGLPGTHPPTHKRIRKLRELAAEMER, encoded by the coding sequence ATGGACTGGCAGATCGACAGCCGCCTGACCCGGCGGATGGCGATGGCGTTGGCCCTCGCCCTCCTCGGCTACGCCGTCCTCCTCGGGCCGGTGGTCTGGCTCCTCCCGCCCGCCGGGGCGCTCGTTGTCTGCGGGCTCTTGCTGGCGGTTCTCGGCGGTCTCGTACTGGAGGCCGACCGGTTGGCCTACCTCGCGACGAGAGCGGTCGCCATCGACCGCGAGGACCACCCCGAACTGTTCGACATCGTCGAGCGGCTCTCCCGGCAGGCCGACCTGCCGCGGCCGCCCGTCGCCGTGATCCCGAGCGACGAACCGAACGCGATGTCGGCCGGGACCGGCAACCGCACCGTCGTCTGCGTGACGCTCGGCCTGCTGAAGGAACTCGACGACGAGCAGCTGGAAGCCGTGATAGCCCACGAACTCGCCCACGTGAAGAACGGCGACTCGTCGGTGCTGACCGTGGCCGGCTTCCCGGCGACGGTCGCACTTGCGATGCTCTCGACGGCGCTGGAGGGCATGGACGGGAAGGCCATCCTGCTGGGCTACTTCGGCGTCGCGGCCTTCCTGGCGGTACTGAGCCTCCCGCTCCTGCTGGTGAGCCTGCCGGGGACGCTCGTCCTCTCGCGGTACCGCGAGTACGCCGCCGACCGCGGCGCGGTGGCGATCACCGGCAAGCCGGTCGCGCTCGCCGAAGCGCTGGCCGAGTTGCACGACCTCTCGGAGCCGCCCGACGAGGACATGCGCTCGATGGCCGGCTTCAACGCCTTCTGTATCGTCCCGTCGCCGTCGCTCGGGCTCCCGGGGACCCACCCGCCCACGCACAAGCGGATCCGGAAACTGCGGGAGCTGGCGGCCGAGATGGAGCGGTAG
- a CDS encoding DUF3592 domain-containing protein, whose translation MSDGSGLSIDGPESLRGALLMLLVGLAITGYGGYDYVQQSEAVRDSVEVTATVEAVGVETASARRGVDYEPTVRFTYEYEGTTYESSSVFPAAISQTYGTESAARSVVAEYEEGATTTAYVAPDRPGDAFLQNRTTNTPLIAAGFGLFFVLGGGWFSLKHL comes from the coding sequence GTGAGCGACGGTTCCGGGCTCTCGATCGACGGGCCGGAGTCGCTCCGCGGGGCGTTGCTCATGCTCCTCGTGGGGCTCGCGATCACCGGCTACGGCGGCTACGACTACGTCCAGCAGTCCGAGGCGGTGCGGGACTCCGTCGAGGTGACGGCGACGGTCGAGGCGGTCGGCGTCGAGACGGCCTCCGCGAGGCGCGGCGTCGACTACGAGCCGACGGTCCGGTTCACCTACGAGTACGAGGGGACGACCTACGAGAGTTCGAGCGTCTTCCCCGCGGCGATATCGCAGACCTACGGCACGGAGTCGGCGGCTCGCTCGGTCGTCGCCGAGTACGAGGAAGGGGCGACGACCACCGCCTACGTCGCGCCCGACCGGCCGGGCGACGCGTTCCTGCAGAACCGGACGACGAACACGCCGCTGATCGCCGCCGGGTTCGGGCTGTTCTTCGTCCTGGGCGGCGGGTGGTTCTCGCTGAAACACCTGTAG
- a CDS encoding aldo/keto reductase — protein MSELDLHALGLGTWQNTDPEQCAESVRTALELGYRNVDTAQAYGNEEAVGRGIAEADVPREELFLATKVDTANLAHEDVLATTEESLERLGVDYLDLLYVHWPTEAYDAEGTLSAFQQLYDEGTIRHIGVSNFEPEHLDEARTVLDAPVYANQVEMHPYLQQERLREYAAEHGHHVVAYSPLARTEVLDDSVLQDIAEKHDASVPQVTLAWFLSLDGVAAIPKATSAEHIRDNWGAYDVDLDEEDLSRIAELDRGHREIDFEGAPWDE, from the coding sequence ATGAGCGAACTCGATCTGCACGCACTCGGACTGGGCACCTGGCAGAACACCGACCCCGAGCAGTGCGCCGAGAGCGTCCGGACGGCGCTGGAACTCGGCTATCGGAACGTCGACACCGCACAGGCCTACGGGAACGAGGAAGCCGTCGGTCGCGGCATCGCCGAAGCCGACGTACCGCGCGAGGAACTGTTCCTCGCCACGAAGGTCGACACGGCCAACCTCGCCCACGAGGACGTGCTGGCGACGACCGAGGAGAGCCTGGAGCGACTGGGCGTCGACTATCTCGATCTCCTGTACGTCCACTGGCCGACCGAAGCCTACGACGCCGAGGGGACGCTGTCGGCGTTCCAGCAACTGTACGACGAGGGGACGATCCGCCATATCGGCGTCTCGAACTTCGAACCCGAACACCTCGACGAGGCCCGGACGGTGCTGGACGCGCCGGTTTACGCGAACCAGGTCGAGATGCACCCGTACCTCCAGCAGGAGCGACTGCGCGAGTACGCCGCCGAGCACGGCCACCACGTCGTCGCCTACTCGCCGCTGGCTCGGACGGAGGTGCTCGACGATTCCGTGTTGCAGGACATCGCGGAGAAACACGACGCGAGCGTCCCCCAGGTGACCCTGGCGTGGTTCCTGTCGCTGGACGGCGTGGCGGCCATTCCGAAGGCCACCAGCGCCGAGCACATCCGCGACAACTGGGGCGCCTACGACGTGGACCTCGACGAGGAGGACCTGAGTCGGATCGCGGAACTGGATCGGGGCCACCGGGAGATCGACTTCGAGGGCGCGCCCTGGGACGAGTGA
- a CDS encoding sensor histidine kinase — protein sequence MVDSHGDDRRAEGDETPLVAAAFDALPAQVAVVDADGVILTTNRAWREFGLANDIQGDPDMVGENYLSVCDASDDESATEAAAGIRSVLASERSEFTLEYPCHSPDERRWFLMRAIGLSEYDDPHALVMHVDITDRKEAELRVEANNETLSTVASVLSHDLRNPLNVAMGRTDQLVENPGADAETVADSAASILSSLERMNAIVDDAVVLARGADTVETERVRLGATAREAWSHVETGDASLEVRDDVTVVADASLLAQLLENLFGNSLDHGGGGAVTVGGTADGFFVADDGPGVAPTDRERVFDAGYSTRKDGDNTGMGLAIVRKIADAHGWTVRLTDARAATDGVSRGARFEFDGVLGNT from the coding sequence ATGGTCGACAGCCACGGGGACGACCGGCGAGCGGAGGGCGACGAGACCCCTCTCGTCGCCGCGGCGTTCGACGCCCTGCCGGCACAGGTCGCGGTGGTCGACGCCGACGGCGTGATCCTGACGACCAACCGCGCCTGGCGGGAGTTCGGGCTGGCCAACGACATCCAGGGTGACCCCGACATGGTCGGCGAGAACTACCTCTCGGTCTGTGACGCCTCCGACGACGAGTCGGCGACGGAGGCGGCCGCGGGCATCCGGTCGGTGCTCGCGAGCGAGCGCTCGGAGTTCACGCTGGAGTACCCCTGCCACTCGCCGGACGAGCGGCGGTGGTTCCTGATGCGAGCGATCGGCCTGTCGGAGTACGACGACCCCCACGCGCTGGTCATGCACGTCGACATCACCGACCGGAAGGAGGCCGAGCTCCGGGTCGAGGCCAACAACGAGACGCTGTCGACGGTGGCGAGCGTCCTCAGCCACGACCTGCGGAACCCGCTGAACGTCGCGATGGGTCGAACCGACCAGCTGGTCGAAAATCCCGGAGCCGACGCCGAGACGGTCGCCGACAGTGCGGCGTCGATACTGTCCTCGCTGGAGCGGATGAACGCCATCGTCGACGACGCGGTCGTCCTCGCGCGCGGGGCCGACACCGTCGAGACCGAACGCGTCCGGCTCGGTGCGACCGCGCGCGAGGCCTGGTCACACGTCGAGACGGGCGACGCGTCGCTGGAGGTGCGCGACGACGTGACGGTCGTCGCCGACGCCAGCCTCCTCGCGCAGTTGCTGGAGAACCTCTTCGGAAATTCGCTGGATCACGGCGGGGGCGGGGCGGTCACGGTCGGCGGGACGGCGGACGGTTTCTTCGTCGCCGACGACGGGCCGGGCGTCGCACCCACCGACCGCGAGCGGGTGTTCGACGCCGGCTACTCGACCCGGAAGGACGGCGACAACACCGGGATGGGCCTGGCGATCGTCCGGAAGATCGCCGACGCCCACGGCTGGACCGTCCGCCTGACCGACGCTCGGGCGGCCACCGACGGCGTGTCGCGGGGTGCCCGCTTCGAGTTCGACGGCGTCCTCGGGAACACGTGA
- the msrB gene encoding peptide-methionine (R)-S-oxide reductase MsrB → MSEHDGSLPNSDEEWRERLTEEEYKILRERGTEPKFSGEFLDVDEEGEFTCAGCGAELFSTDQQYDAGHGWPSFFDVVEEGNVETKLDTSHGMRRTEVVCATCGGHLGHVFDDGPDPTGKRYCINSAALDFESEARTE, encoded by the coding sequence ATGTCAGAGCACGATGGGAGTCTGCCGAACTCCGACGAGGAGTGGCGCGAGCGGCTGACCGAGGAGGAGTACAAGATCCTGCGCGAGCGGGGGACCGAGCCGAAGTTCAGCGGCGAGTTCCTCGACGTGGACGAGGAGGGGGAGTTCACCTGCGCCGGCTGCGGGGCGGAGCTGTTCTCGACGGACCAGCAGTACGACGCCGGCCACGGCTGGCCGAGCTTCTTCGACGTCGTCGAGGAGGGCAACGTCGAGACGAAGCTGGACACCAGCCACGGGATGCGCCGGACGGAAGTGGTGTGTGCGACCTGCGGCGGGCACCTCGGCCACGTCTTCGACGACGGCCCCGACCCGACCGGGAAACGCTACTGCATCAACTCGGCGGCGCTGGACTTCGAGAGCGAGGCGCGAACGGAGTGA
- a CDS encoding PH domain-containing protein, producing MTEEHEWLSLDPDESVVWTGQPRVWRIVGTAAGAAVLSILALAGAVFVTTQVTLDPADFPASPGLVVWAVAALVVASQVATVVWAYLTVEHTDYVLTDRRIYLKTGVVSETVTTVGVDRVQNTTLRKDVTGNLFDYGTVAVSTAGSGGADLAISDLDDPEAFRDALQEQVRAADERGTGEDGPAPATGALDDATVEALLAEARQLRAVAERMEESA from the coding sequence ATGACCGAGGAACACGAGTGGCTCTCGCTCGACCCGGACGAGTCGGTCGTCTGGACGGGGCAACCGCGCGTCTGGCGCATCGTCGGTACCGCCGCGGGGGCGGCGGTCCTGTCGATACTGGCCCTCGCGGGCGCCGTCTTCGTCACGACACAGGTGACGCTCGACCCCGCCGACTTCCCGGCGAGTCCCGGTCTCGTGGTCTGGGCGGTCGCGGCGCTGGTCGTCGCCTCGCAGGTCGCGACCGTCGTCTGGGCGTATCTCACCGTCGAACACACCGACTACGTGCTGACCGACCGGCGGATCTACCTGAAGACGGGCGTGGTCTCGGAGACGGTCACGACCGTCGGCGTCGACCGCGTCCAGAACACGACGCTGCGCAAGGACGTGACCGGCAACCTCTTCGACTACGGCACCGTCGCCGTCTCGACCGCCGGCAGCGGCGGGGCGGATCTGGCGATTTCGGACCTGGACGACCCCGAGGCGTTCCGCGACGCGCTGCAGGAGCAGGTCCGCGCCGCCGACGAGCGCGGGACGGGCGAGGACGGCCCGGCGCCCGCCACCGGCGCGCTCGACGACGCGACCGTCGAGGCGCTGCTGGCGGAAGCGAGGCAGTTGCGTGCGGTCGCCGAGCGCATGGAGGAGAGCGCATGA
- the radA gene encoding DNA repair and recombination protein RadA, producing the protein MATEDLEELPGVGPATAEKLRENGFDGYQGIAVASPGELSNTADIGESSAADIINAAREAADIGGFESGAQVLERREQIGKLTWSVDEVDDLLGGGIETQSITEVYGEFGAGKSQVTHQISVTVQLPSEHGGLEGSAMFIDSEDTFRPERIDQMVKGLSDEVLEDTMVLHGVVEEDEAADATDEDLLDDLVEVMLDNIHVAKAFNSNHQILLAEQAQDLASETQDDEFPIRLLCVDSLTAHFRAEYVGRGELADRQQKLNKHLHDLMRVGDLHNTAVVVTNQVASNPDSFFGDPTQPIGGNILGHTSTFRIYLRKSKGDKRIVKLVDAPNLPDGEAVMRVEEDGLMNE; encoded by the coding sequence ATGGCGACAGAAGACCTCGAAGAACTGCCGGGCGTGGGTCCGGCGACGGCGGAGAAGCTCCGGGAGAACGGGTTCGACGGCTATCAGGGCATCGCGGTCGCGTCACCGGGCGAGCTGTCGAACACGGCGGACATCGGCGAGTCCAGTGCGGCGGACATCATCAACGCCGCCCGCGAGGCCGCGGACATCGGCGGCTTCGAGAGCGGTGCACAGGTGCTCGAACGACGCGAGCAGATCGGCAAGCTCACTTGGAGCGTCGACGAGGTCGACGACCTGCTCGGCGGCGGCATCGAGACCCAGTCGATCACCGAGGTGTACGGCGAGTTCGGCGCCGGCAAGTCCCAGGTCACTCACCAGATCTCCGTCACCGTCCAGCTCCCCAGCGAGCACGGCGGGCTGGAGGGGTCGGCGATGTTCATCGACAGCGAGGACACGTTCCGCCCCGAGCGGATCGACCAGATGGTCAAGGGCCTCTCCGACGAGGTCCTCGAGGACACGATGGTCCTCCACGGGGTCGTCGAGGAGGACGAAGCGGCCGACGCCACCGACGAGGACCTGCTCGACGACCTCGTCGAGGTGATGCTCGACAACATCCACGTCGCGAAGGCGTTCAACTCCAACCACCAGATCCTGCTGGCCGAGCAGGCACAGGACCTCGCCAGCGAGACGCAGGACGACGAGTTCCCCATCCGCCTGCTCTGTGTGGACTCGCTGACCGCCCACTTCCGCGCCGAATACGTCGGCCGCGGCGAGCTCGCCGACCGCCAGCAGAAGCTCAACAAGCACCTCCACGACCTGATGCGCGTCGGCGACCTCCACAACACCGCCGTCGTCGTCACCAACCAGGTCGCCTCGAACCCCGATTCCTTCTTCGGCGACCCGACCCAGCCTATCGGCGGGAACATCCTCGGACACACCTCCACGTTCCGCATCTACCTCCGCAAGTCCAAGGGTGACAAGCGCATCGTCAAGCTCGTCGACGCCCCGAACCTCCCGGACGGCGAGGCCGTCATGCGCGTCGAGGAAGACGGTCTGATGAACGAATAG
- a CDS encoding branched-chain amino acid transaminase produces the protein MSERPEMFQGVDELWMDGEFVDFDDAQIHVLTHGLHYGSGVFEGVRCYDTVDGPAIFRWEEHLERFYQSGKPYDLDIPFDREELTEATVELLRREELDSCYIRPIAFYGYDSLGVSPGDCPTTVAIGAWPWGAYLGEDALENGVDVMVSSWRKHASSQIPTNMKTTGLYVNSMLATEEAKGNGYTEAIVLNKEGNVAEGPGENLFLVRDGEIYTPGLAESILDGITRRTAIELARDMGYTVHDQATISRGELYTADELFFTGTAAEVTPIRSVDDNVIGEGTKGPVTDELQDQFFDLVEGRLDGYDDWFTYV, from the coding sequence ATGAGCGAGCGCCCAGAGATGTTCCAGGGCGTCGACGAACTCTGGATGGACGGCGAGTTCGTCGACTTCGACGACGCACAGATCCACGTCCTCACCCACGGCCTCCACTACGGCTCGGGGGTCTTCGAGGGCGTCCGCTGCTACGACACGGTCGACGGCCCCGCGATCTTCCGCTGGGAAGAACATCTGGAGCGGTTCTACCAGTCCGGCAAGCCCTACGATCTCGACATCCCCTTCGACCGCGAGGAACTCACCGAGGCGACGGTCGAACTCCTCCGCCGCGAGGAGTTGGACTCCTGTTACATCCGGCCGATCGCCTTCTACGGCTACGACTCGCTGGGCGTGAGCCCCGGCGACTGCCCGACGACGGTCGCCATCGGCGCCTGGCCGTGGGGCGCCTATCTCGGCGAGGACGCCCTCGAGAACGGCGTCGACGTGATGGTCTCCTCGTGGCGCAAGCACGCCTCCAGCCAGATCCCGACGAACATGAAGACCACCGGCCTCTACGTCAACTCCATGCTCGCCACCGAGGAGGCCAAGGGCAACGGCTACACCGAGGCGATCGTCCTCAACAAGGAGGGCAACGTCGCCGAGGGGCCCGGCGAGAACCTCTTTCTGGTGCGGGACGGCGAGATCTACACGCCCGGCCTCGCCGAGTCCATCCTCGACGGGATCACCCGCCGCACCGCGATCGAACTCGCCCGCGACATGGGTTATACTGTCCACGACCAGGCCACCATCTCCCGGGGCGAACTGTACACCGCCGACGAACTGTTCTTCACCGGCACCGCCGCGGAGGTCACGCCCATCCGCAGCGTCGACGACAACGTCATCGGCGAGGGCACGAAGGGGCCGGTCACCGACGAGCTTCAGGACCAGTTCTTCGACCTCGTCGAGGGCCGACTGGACGGCTACGACGACTGGTTCACGTACGTCTGA
- a CDS encoding glutaredoxin family protein, with amino-acid sequence MAFTLYQLDGCPYCEKVADRMDELGLDYETVWVDALHSQRNEVKRVSGQRGVPVLVDDDRGVTMAESAKIVEYLDASYA; translated from the coding sequence ATGGCGTTCACGCTCTACCAGCTCGACGGGTGTCCGTACTGCGAGAAAGTCGCCGACCGGATGGACGAACTGGGTCTCGACTACGAGACGGTCTGGGTCGACGCGCTGCACTCCCAGCGCAACGAGGTCAAGCGCGTCTCCGGCCAGCGCGGGGTCCCCGTCCTCGTCGACGACGACCGCGGCGTCACCATGGCCGAATCGGCGAAGATCGTCGAGTACCTCGACGCCAGCTACGCCTGA
- a CDS encoding PH domain-containing protein: protein MSGDSDASAERATDDSLTDRAAAAADSDVSEWLSLEPGEEVVWVGEPTKLRMVGTLVTGVVLIPFLIGIVILLFSPLSYLGIKHTDYVVTNRSLYVKQGILSTNIESVDLDRIQNTEFTQSFWGTQLGFGTIEISTAGSSGADISFDDVEDARDVREEISRVQREFGGGGGRDGTGGGNGDRSSDGRAASADQLEELVAELRATREALERVEARMNERSDGRSDDSPGEATDGADAFTSDREGN from the coding sequence ATGAGCGGCGATTCCGACGCGAGTGCCGAGAGAGCGACGGACGACTCGCTGACCGACCGCGCCGCGGCGGCGGCCGACTCGGACGTCTCGGAGTGGCTCTCCCTGGAGCCCGGCGAAGAGGTCGTCTGGGTCGGCGAGCCGACCAAACTGCGGATGGTCGGCACGCTCGTGACGGGCGTGGTCCTGATCCCCTTCCTCATCGGGATCGTCATCCTCCTGTTCTCGCCGCTGTCGTACCTGGGGATCAAACACACCGATTACGTCGTCACGAACCGCTCGCTGTACGTCAAACAGGGGATCCTCAGCACCAACATCGAGAGCGTCGACCTCGACCGCATCCAGAACACGGAGTTCACCCAGTCCTTCTGGGGCACGCAGCTGGGATTCGGCACGATCGAGATCAGCACCGCCGGGAGTTCCGGCGCCGACATCTCCTTCGACGACGTGGAGGACGCTCGCGACGTGCGCGAGGAGATCTCGCGGGTCCAGCGGGAGTTCGGCGGGGGCGGCGGCCGCGACGGAACCGGTGGGGGCAACGGCGACCGCTCGTCCGACGGGCGGGCCGCGAGCGCCGACCAGCTCGAGGAACTCGTCGCGGAGCTACGCGCGACCCGCGAGGCGCTCGAACGGGTCGAGGCGCGGATGAACGAGCGGTCCGACGGTCGATCCGACGACTCCCCGGGCGAGGCGACCGACGGCGCCGACGCGTTCACGTCGGACCGCGAGGGGAACTGA